In a single window of the Bacteroidota bacterium genome:
- a CDS encoding 3'-5' exonuclease, producing the protein MELHLTRPFAIFDLETTGTNVSTDRIVEISILKLMVDGSEKIKTHRVNPTIPIPPSSTQIHGITDDDVRDEPPFSELAGELASFLANCDLGGYNLIKFDIPLLAEEFLRAGVDFEIRNRRIVDVQNIFHKMEPRTLRAAYKLYCGKEHVHAHNAEADTQAAYEILKAQLDIYKDVGYVDFKGVVSYPVINDIGALHEFSFYNRNADLVGHIIFDDQGIEVFNFGKYKGRAVEDVFKREPQYYDWMMKSEFPLYTKKVITSIKLRGFNKGNAIKD; encoded by the coding sequence ATGGAACTTCATCTGACCCGCCCCTTTGCTATTTTTGATCTGGAAACGACAGGAACGAATGTTTCCACTGACCGAATTGTTGAGATCAGCATACTTAAATTAATGGTAGATGGATCGGAGAAGATCAAGACACACAGGGTAAATCCCACGATCCCAATCCCGCCTTCATCGACCCAAATACACGGTATAACTGATGATGATGTCAGAGATGAACCACCATTTTCTGAATTAGCCGGGGAGCTGGCAAGCTTTTTAGCAAATTGCGATCTGGGGGGGTACAACCTGATAAAGTTTGACATTCCGTTACTGGCCGAAGAATTTCTCAGGGCAGGTGTAGACTTTGAAATCAGAAACCGGCGCATTGTTGATGTCCAGAACATCTTTCATAAAATGGAGCCCAGAACATTGCGGGCAGCGTATAAATTATACTGCGGCAAGGAGCATGTGCATGCTCATAATGCCGAAGCCGACACACAAGCGGCCTATGAAATACTAAAAGCTCAGCTGGATATCTATAAGGATGTTGGATATGTTGACTTTAAAGGTGTGGTCTCTTACCCGGTTATCAATGATATCGGGGCATTACACGAATTCTCATTCTATAACAGAAATGCTGACCTTGTTGGACATATTATCTTTGATGATCAAGGTATCGAAGTGTTCAACTTTGGTAAATATAAGGGTCGTGCTGTTGAAGATGTTTTCAAAAGGGAGCCCCAGTATTATGACTGGATGATGAAGAGTGAATTTCCTCTGTACACAAAAAAAGTGATCACATCGATCAAGCTTAGAGGATTCAATAAAGGGAATGCGATCAAGGATTAG